The following are encoded together in the Balaenoptera acutorostrata chromosome 9, mBalAcu1.1, whole genome shotgun sequence genome:
- the PRG3 gene encoding proteoglycan 3 produces the protein MKCPLLLPLLLLGTVSSLYLQNDASHLGSREADLSQDLEGSGEQEGELALNYGVLESEEEEAVASSYQDAFEDEEAMESDPAALDKDLQCPKEEDTIQLPGSPGCKTCSLLLVQTPKKFRKAQNICRKCYRGNLISIHNYNFNHRIQCWVSRINQAQVWIGGFVRAWGNRFCWTDGSSWNFGHWVPGQPGNGRGRCVALGIRGGHWQRARCRSRLPFVCSF, from the exons ATGAAATGCCCCCTGCTCCTGCCCCTTCTCCTGCTGGGGACAGTTTCTTCTCTTTATCTGC AGAACGATGCCTCCCATCTGGGCAGCAGAGAGGCTGACCTGAGCCAGGATCTGGAAGGTTCGGGGGAACAGGAGGGAGAGCTGGCCCTGAATTATGGAGTGCTTGAgtcagaggaagaggaggctgtGGCTTCCAGCTATCAAGATGCATTTGAGGATGAGGAGGCCATGGAGTCAGACCCAGCTGCCCTAGACAAGGATTTGCAGTGCCCTAAGgaagaggacacaattcaacttcCAGGCAGTCCTGGGTGCAAGACCTGCAGCCTCCTGTTGGTGCAGACCCCGAAGAAGTTTAGGAAAGCTCAG AATATATGCAGGAAGTGCTACCGAGGCAATCTCATCTCCATCCACAACTACAATTTCAACCATCGCATCCAGTGCTGGGTCAGTAGGATCAACCAAGCACAGGTCTGGATCGGAGGCTTCGTCAGGGCCTGG GGCAACAGATTTTGCTGGACGGATGGCAGTAGCTGGAATTTTGGACACTGGGTCCCAGGGCAACCTGGGAATGGGAGAGGCCGCTGTGTGGCTCTGGGCATCAGAG GGGGTCACTGGCAACGAGCTCGATGCAGAAGCCGTCTGCCCTTCGTCTGCTCCTTCTAA